Genomic DNA from Vagococcus luciliae:
ATTTATTACAATAAGTTTCTGTTAATCTATTAGTCAAATTAAAGTTTAACAGTTGATTAACTCCTTGAATTTCTGTTTGAAAATCCTGACCGGCAACATTCAAAAATCCCTTCATTCTAAAAATTGAATCCTGATAATTCATCATTAACCAAGACAACCAATTATGTAATAAACTTTCTTTTATACTGCCTTCAGCTTCTATGATAAATGACTCAAAGTCATGATGATGATGGTGATGTTCATCATGACTATTGTCAACTGATTGACTAAATAATTGATTATTTAATACTAATTTAGCTAATTCCTCTTTTGCATTATTTAGAGAAAACACATGACTATCAGCTAATGGATTAACTTCCTTCATTTGTTGTTTGATTTGATTGATACTCTCTAGATTCGTTACTCCTTTTTCAGAAATCAATAACCGATCTGACATGACGATTTGTTTCATTGCTTCATGATGTTTTAAATTCTCTTCAATATTCTCTGCATCTATCACACCTATCACACTATCTAAATAGAAATAAGGTTGTAAATTAGGCGTTGCTACAATCGTTTGAATAATCGGCTGTGGATCTGATATCCCACTGGTTTCTATGATGACTTGTTTGATGGGATAGCCTTGTTTAACAAACACATCTAATGTCGCTGTTAATGCATTTAACAAGTCTCCCCTTAAACTACAGCAAATACAACCACCATTCATTTGAACAATATTTTCTTTTGAGTGAATAA
This window encodes:
- a CDS encoding CobW family GTP-binding protein, whose translation is MGIPITIISGFLGSGKTTLINQVIKGSGLSPDEIIIIENEFGEEGIDHELLIHSKENIVQMNGGCICCSLRGDLLNALTATLDVFVKQGYPIKQVIIETSGISDPQPIIQTIVATPNLQPYFYLDSVIGVIDAENIEENLKHHEAMKQIVMSDRLLISEKGVTNLESINQIKQQMKEVNPLADSHVFSLNNAKEELAKLVLNNQLFSQSVDNSHDEHHHHHHDFESFIIEAEGSIKESLLHNWLSWLMMNYQDSIFRMKGFLNVAGQDFQTEIQGVNQLLNFNLTNRLTETYCNKLVIIGKNIDKNEISEAFQLVLAKSKEGMS